The Glandiceps talaboti chromosome 1, keGlaTala1.1, whole genome shotgun sequence genome has a segment encoding these proteins:
- the LOC144442901 gene encoding aldo-keto reductase family 1 member D1-like encodes MATSSSAALNTGTSMKGGVVVIPKSVTPCRIKENIEVFDFKLSADEIAKLDTLNKNFRLIRFDLMNKHPHYPFELTT; translated from the exons ATGGCGACAAGTTCGTCGGCTGCGTTGAACACAGGGACTTCAATGAAGG ggGGTGTTGTAGTCATACCAAAAAGTGTAACTCCGTGCAGAATAAAGGAAAATATTGAG GTGTTTGATTTTAAGTTATCTGCTGATGAGATTGCTAAGTTGGATACTCTGAATAAGAATTTCAGATTGATACGTTTTGATTT AATGAACAAACATCCTCATTATCCGTTTGAGCTAACGACATAA
- the LOC144442912 gene encoding uncharacterized protein LOC144442912: MERVLRSVRTSVALTSNFRKCSTSRRSAGHSDMDMIAKQTSTLRHFIRACSTFVNSKTKVLYDGDCPLCLKEINILKYVDKNKRRIKFIDVTKPDYNPQDNCNISYEQAMGVMHVIGPENQIYTKVEAMRQMYSAVGLGWLWSFTKLPILSGLVDRAYMWFARNRLSLTGRQLECRTGTCKVGEKVGEKENS, encoded by the exons ATGGAAAGGGTTCTCAGGTCCGTCCGAACGTCAGTGGCGCTAACTTCGAACTTCAGAAAGTGTAGCACTAGCAGACGATCAGCAGGTCACAGTGATATGGATATGATAGCAAAACAAACGTCGACACTGAGACATTTTATACGTGCTTGCTCAACCTTTGTTAATTCGAAGACAAAG GTACTTTATGATGGAGACTGCCCTCTCTGTCTgaaagaaataaacattttaaagtatGTGGATAAAAACAAGAGAAGAATCAAATTTATAGATGTAACCAAGCCAGATTATAACCCACAAGATAATTGCAATATATCATATGAACAAGCCATGGGTGTCATGCATGTTATTGGACCAGAAAATCAG ATTTACACGAAGGTAGAAGCCATGAGACAAATGTACTCTGCAGTAGGACTTGGATGGCTGTGGAGTTTTACCAAACTACCTATCTTATCAGGGCTAGTAGATAGAGCCTATATGTGGTTTGCACGCAACAGACTGTCCCTGACTGGGAGGCAACTTGAGTGCAGGACAGGAACATGTAAAGTTGGTGAAAAAGTTGGTGAAAAAGAAAACTCTTAG
- the LOC144437287 gene encoding G-patch domain and KOW motifs-containing protein-like has translation MADKQTDDSDRKTISFGFAKKIEKKSLEQSKVGDGSGLKEKEETDFVLSLEGKEVKSTKPKEETKDLVIPLITKNRWKLPTKDSSKCDRGDTATISDSLEKEAVQEIIEAASKQQEEWENRSKVDTSMEIPLLMRNQIPEGFETDDKLDTSLRPDEATEANYDEVPIEHYGMAMLRGMGWQPGEAIGGKFKKVSAPVEAVLRPKGLGLGADRRPGDENSKKKRIKPGDKRQEEEVKGFAKDVTVLVTSGPHKNLYGKIEGVDEDNSRLHIRLAISNQTATISQYAVNIVDKKEYKKYARDLSKFSKAHEDKNQESRDKHRRDEDKNQDGDKDRDKDRHRDRYRDEDKHRDRYRDEEKRKRDKYNTEERESYSEDRKTDRHHDRRKEDVSDAKKRRKYEDERYPTSSSKQGSDLYWLRPELRVRIIDQTYKKGRYYNTKVVIIDVVTRDMCSCKTDDGKLLEDLKQSMLETLIPKTAPLQVMIVNGKYKGQLGTILKKDKANCVAHVELLSDRNKIKKLEYDSICEYVGNIQDELDY, from the exons ATGGCTGACAAGCAGACGGACGACTCTGACAGGAAAACTATTTCCTTTGGATTTGCCAAGAAAATAGAGAAAAAAAGCCTTGAGCAAAGTAAAGTGGGTGATGGGAGTGGTCTAAAGGAAAAGGAGGAGACAGATTTTGTACTATCCTTGGAAGGAAAAGAGGTCAAAAG CACCAAGCCAAAAGAAGAAACAAAAGACCTTGTTATTccattaattaccaagaatcgCTGGAAATTGCCAACAAAAGATTCTAGTAAATGTGACAGAGGAGATACAGCAACTATATCTGATAGCCTTGAAAAGGAAGCTGTTCAAGAAATCATTGAAG CTGCCTCTAAACAACAAGAAGAATGGGAAAACAGATCAAAGGTAGATACCAGCATGGAGATTCCATTATTAATGAGAAATCAGATTCCTGAAGGCTTTGAAACAGATGATAAACTTGATACGTCGCTTCGGCCTGATGAG GCAACAGAGGCTAACTATGATGAAGTACCAATAGAACATTATGGCATGGCAATGCTGAGAGGGATGGGATGGCAACCAGGAGAAGCAATAGGAGGGAAGTTTAAAAA AGTTTCTGCTCCAGTTGAGGCTGTTCTTCGACCCAAAGGGCTGGGGCTTGGAGCTGACAGGAGGCCAGGGGATGAAAACAGTAAAAAGAAGCGTATCAAGCCAGGTGATAAAAGGCAAGAAGAAGAAGTAAAGGGTTTTGCCAAAGATGTCACTGTGCTAGTAACCAGTGGACCACATAAAAACTTGTATGGAAAG ATTGAAGGAGTTGATGAAGACAATTCAAGGTTACATATCAGATTAGCAATCAGTAACCAGACAGCAACTATCAGCCAATATGCAGTCAACATTGTGGATAAAAAAGAGTACAAGAAATATGCCCGTGATCTCA GTAAATTTAGCAAAGCCCATGAAGACAAAAATCAAGAGAGTCGTGACAAACATAGAAGGGATGAAGACAAAAATCAAGATGGTGACAAAGACCGAGACAAAGACCgacacagagacagatacagagatGAAGACAAACATAGGGATAGATACAGAGATGAAGAGAAGAGGAAAAGAGATAAATATAACACAGAAGAGAGAGAATCATATTCAgaagatagaaagacagatagacacCACGACAGAAGGAAAGAAGATGTCAGTGATGCAAAGAAAAGGAGAAAATATGAAGATGAAAG ATA CCCAACATCATCCAGTAAGCAAGGTTCTGATTTGTATTGGCTTCGGCCTGAATTGAGAGTACGAATCATTGACCAGACGTACAAAAAAGGCAGATACTACAATACCAAGGTTGTCATCATTGATGTGGTCACAAGGGATATGTGTTCTTGTAAAACAGACGATGGTAAACTTCTTGAAG ACTTAAAACAAAGTATGTTGGAAACGTTGATTCCAAAGACAGCTCCACTTCAGGTAATGATAGTGAATGGAAAATATAAAGGACAA TTGGGCACCATCCTGAAGAAAGACAAAGCTAACTGTGTTGCGCATGTTGAACTCCTGAGTgatagaaataaaattaaaaaactaGAATATGATTCAATATGTGAATATGTTGGTAATATTCAAGACGAGCTGGACTATTAA